From one Rhopalosiphum padi isolate XX-2018 chromosome 2, ASM2088224v1, whole genome shotgun sequence genomic stretch:
- the LOC132921984 gene encoding peroxiredoxin-6-like → MRLGAVVPDFSAVTTKGPIKFYEWAGESWCVLFSHPSDFTPVCTTELGKMAVLVDEFTKRNVKVLGLSCDKLESHVDWINDIKSYCLDIKGEFPYPIISDSTRDLAVQLDMIAEEDKDNVELALTIRSLYIIGPDKKVKLMMVYPTSTGRNIQEILRCIDSLQLCDRKNTIATPANWVPGEKVMILPTVKDEELDTLFPNGYEKRSMPSSVDYLRTTTDY, encoded by the exons ATGCGTTTGGGAGCAGTCGTTCCGGATTTCTCTGCCGTTACCACCAAAGGTCCGATTAAATTCTACGAATGGGCCGGTGAATC ATGGTGCGTTTTGTTTTCTCATCCTTCTGATTTCACACCGGTGTGTACCACCGAGTTGGGCAAAATGGCAGTGCTGGTCGACGAATTCACCAAACGCAATGTCAAAGTCTTGGGCTTGTCTTGTGATAAATTGGAGAGCCACGTTGATTGGATAAAT GACATCAAATCATATTGTTTGGACATCAAAGGAGAATTCCCATACCCCATTATTAGCGACAGCACACGAGACTTGGCTGTACAACTTGATATGATCGCTGAGGAAGACAAGGACAATGTTGAGTTAGCATTGACTATTCGATCTCTTTACATTATTGGACCCGACAAGAAGGTTAAACTCATGATGGTTTACCCAACTAGCACTGGTCGTAATATTCA agaaaTTTTACGTTGCATTGATTCACTTCAGTTATGTGATAGAAAAAATACCATCGCTACACCAGCAAATTGGGTG CCTGGTGAAAAAGTTATGATCCTGCCAACAGTTAAAGACGAAGAACTCGATACACTTTTTCCAAATGGTTATGAAAAACGTTCAATGCCTTCTTCAGTCGATTACTTGAGAACAACTAccgattattaa